One Stratiformator vulcanicus genomic window, CGAGATTCGAAAAGCGAAACCGGACTTGGAAATCGTGGAAAAGAATTAACGTCTGATGTCTTATTAGATATTCCCTTTAAGCGGTTCGGTGGCTGCCGTGTTGACAGTCTTCCGCGTGTTTTACGTCAGTGCATTTGTCTGCGTAACAACGGGATCCGCAATCGTTTTGATCGAACTGCCGGACGACGTGATAAAGGCAGTATGTGTTTCTTTGGCGTCTGTCATAGCGGGAGCGTTTTTCAGCGGGGTAATGCTGCAGAGTTGGCGAATTCCGTTTCTCGCTGCACTTTTTGTCGCCAACGCTGCCGCAGGCATTGCGGCTGAACTGATTTCTGAGGGATGGGACTGGCTGCCGATTGCTTTGAGCGGGGCGTCGGCAGTCGTGTGCCTTTTGTTTTTAAGCTCACCCGTGGCTGTCGGCAGCGATTGGGTCAGCGCGATCCTTTCGTCACGTCAGGTTCGTGCGGAAGAGGATGAGGGTTAAACACGATGAGCGATGCTCGGATTAAACGCCCCGCCATCTGGGCGCGGGAGACGTGGCCCTATTGGGTGACGCTCTATATTTTGCTCGGACTCGGACCGATCGCGTTACTGCACTACGTGCTGCTACTCGCATATATGCAGATTGTGGGCGGAGCCTATGCACGACCCTCACGCTGGTGGAAGGCGGCTGCAATTTTTACCTCCGCGGCAGCACTGTTATTGTTCGGCGTTCAGTTATTTCAGTACGGACCGGCGGGTTGGCCCTTCCGTTATTCCACAGATGATTCGCAAGAGTTGTCCGGTCAGCTCTCGCCATCAATCGGGGTCGGCGTCAATGTGGTCACATTGTTAGGACTTACGGCCGTGTTCCTCCCGCTGTCAATTGCGTGCGTGGTTGACCGCCTCTACGCAAGATTTCGTCCAATGTCTTAAGCGGATAAAAAATAAGACCGACTTCCCGACAAAAAATTCGGGAAGCCGGTCGATTCGAGATTGGAGCACTCCAGCTATTTGGAGGCCATCGCCTTCGATCCCGCTCGCACTTCGGGTTTGAGGTCAAATCGGTCAAGCCTCATTACCTTGGTCCACGCGTCCACAAAGTCATTTACGAATTTCTGCTCGCCTCCATTCGAGGCATAAACCTCGGCGATCGCCCGCAGTTGCGAGTTCGATCCGAAGATGAGGTCGACGTTCGTGGCCGTCCATTTCACATCGCCGGACTTGCGATCGCGTCCTTCGTAGAAATGATCGCACATTGGCGAGACCGACCACTCGGTATTCATGTCGAGCAGGTTCACGAAGAAGTCATTCGTCAGCGTGCCCGGCTCATCGGTGAAGACGCCTAACTCTCCGAGTGGGCCACTACCTGCGTTGGTGTCGAGCACGCGGAGGCCGCCGATGAGGGCCGTCATTTCGGGAGCGGTCAGCGTGAGCAGATTGGCCCGGTCGACCAAAGCGGCTTCTGCTCGTCCGTCGAAGTCGCGGCTCTGATAGTTGCGGAAGCCATCGGCTCGCGGCTCCATCACCTCAAATGCGGCGACGTCGGTCATCTCAGGCGTCGCGTCAGTGCGTCCCGGTGCGAACGGAACCGTGACGTCGTGCCCGGCGTTCTCAGCAGCCTGTTCGACCGCGGCCGATCCCCCGAGAACGATCAAGTCAGCGAGCGAGACCTTCTTGTCACCCGATGCCGAGCCATTAAACTCCGCCTGAATTTCTTCTAGAGTCTTTAAGACTTTGGCCAATTGTTGTGGCTCGTTGACGGCCCAGTGTTTTTGCGGCGCAAGGCGGACTCGAGCGCCGTTGGCGCCGCCCCGCATATCGCTGCCACGATAGGTCGATGCCGAGGCCCACGCCGTTGAAATTAACTCAGAAGGCGTCAGCCCAGACTTAAGGATGACGCTCTTCAGAGATGCGATATCCTCTTCATTAATCAGCTCGCAATCGACTTCGGGAACAGGATCTTGCCACAACTGCGGCTCGGCAACTTCGGGACCGAGCAGTCGAGATACCGGACCCATATCGCGGTGCGTCAATTTGTACCACGCTTTGGCGAAGGCTTGCTTCAACTCATCAGGATTCTCATGAAAACGTTTTGAGATTTTCCGGAAGCCGGGGTCGAGCTTTAGTGCCAGGTCGGTTGTAAACATCATCGGCGGGTGCGACTTGTTCGGATCGTGGGCATCGGGGACTGAGTCCTCTGCGGAGTCCGTCTTCGGCGTCCACTGGTGCTTGCCGCCCGGGCCGGTGATTAATTCCCATTCGTAGCCGAACAGGTTGTCAAAGTAGCCGGTCGACCATTCGGTCGGGGTCGATGTCCAGGCTCCTTCGAGGCCGCTGGTGATTGTGTCGCCGGCGTTGCCGGTGCCGTAAGAGTTCTTCCAGCCGAATCCCTGTTCAGCAAGACCAGCCGCTTCGGGTTCGGGACCGACATATTTAGAGGGGTCAGCCGCCCCGTGCGACTTACCGAAGGTGTGACCACCGGCGATCAGGGCGACGGTTTCGTAATCGCTCATGGCCATGTTACCGAACGTCTGGCGAATCGCGTGCGCGGCCGCGAGAGGGTCGGGTTTGCCCTTGGGGCCTTCCGGGTTGACGTAGATTAAGCCCATCGTCGTGGCGGCGAGTGGGTCGGGCAGATTCTCACCAACCTGATAGCGGGCGTCGCTGAGCATCTTCGTCTCGGGGCCCCAGTAAACGTCTTTCTGCGGTTCCCAAACGTCTTCGCGACCTCCGGCGAAACCAAAGGTCTCAAAGCCCATCGTTTCCAACGCGACATTGCCGGTTAGAATCATCAGGTCAGCCCACGAAATTTTCTGACCGTACTTTTGCTTAATCGGCCAGAGCAGTCGGCGGGCCTTGTCGAGGTTCCCGTTGTCGGGCCAGCTGTTGAGGGGAGCAAAACGTTGCATGCCGTCACTCGCCCCGCCGCGACCATCAGCAAGTCGGTATGTGCCGGCGCTGTGCCAAGCCATCCGGATGAAGAACGGGCCGTAATGACCGTAGTCGGCGGGCCACCAATCTTGCGAGTCGGTCATCAGTTCCGCAAGATCTTTTTTGACGGCTTCGAGATCGAGTGACTCGAACTCTTCAGCGTAATTGAAGTCATCGTCCAGCGGGTCGACCAGGTCTGAGTTCTGACTGAGCAGGTCGAGATTCAACCGATTCGGCCACCAATCGTCGGTCGAGCGGGCTCCGGCTAACGCGGGGGGAAGTTTGCCACCCATCACCGGGCACATCCCCGCGGCACACTCTTCACCTTTCTCAGGGATTTTTTCGTATGGCGTGTCTTCGGCGAACGCTGTCGCGGCGATGCCTAGCGCGGCACAGGTTGAGATCAATCGAGCGCAGTTCATTATCATGGTCGAACTTACTATTGGGATTGAGGTCAGAGATCGACCGCGAAAGCGACGGCCGACGGTGTATTATTGGCGACCGTCCTTCAAATGCCCAATGCATTGCATGGATATGAGCCATGCACGCGCCGCATGAGGAACCACAACTCATCTTCTGAGTTGGAGTGGGGCAGAGGATTCTCCGGAGAAGTTTCGTTCAGGCACGAGGAATCGGCGGAACGAGTTTGCGCTCTGGCGCACCCCGGAGCGATGGCCAAATCTGGGCTCTTAGAGTGTTTGGCTCATGGTCCAGAGGCTGGTGAGCACGCCTAGTCGTCGAGGTTGGCCGGCATTGTACACTGGGCCGACATGCTGGAGTTATTCAGATAAGACGGCGTGACGTATGAGACGTGCGCGAACGGCACCGTCACGATCACCGTGACCGGGTCCATGTGCTGCTGAAAATCGCTCTTCGCCGGAGGATCATAGGTGACGAGGTATTCGGTGATTCCGGCTCTCGTCATCGCTTCCGAAATGACATTTTCAGTGGCGGCTGCCGGAACACTCTGGATCGAATGCACGCGGCAACCGGCTTGGGCGATTTCCTGCAGGGTGTTCTGAAGCCAAATGCCTCGACCGATTTCCAACGCGCCCATCAATAGTGCGACAAGCACCGGCAGAATGACGGCGAATTCGACGGCGGCTGCCGCGCGGCGTCGCCGAGGAAATTTGGGTTGATGAGTGCGAAATCGAATCATTGGTTTGCCGGGGGAAGGGCGGGGAATGAGCGTGGGCTATTCAGTTTTTAGTCGGCTCGCCGTGAATTGAACTTAGTGAACCAATTCGGTGCCCTTAATGGCACGCGAAACTTTACGAAAGGCGTCGGTCAGCGATGCGGAAAGGCCGCTGCCGGATCCGCGGGCGATGAAATGTTGACCGCCGGTCCTGTCTGCGATCCTCTGCATCAAATTTTCATCGGCTGAGTTTCCAAGGCTGATCGTGTAGACGGCGATCCCCTGGTCGACGGCATAATCGGCCATTTCCATTGCGTAGCCCCGACCGTTTCCGTTCGGTTTATTAGCACGCCCGTCACTCATCAAGACCACGAACTTCTTAACGTCATTGTCTGCACGGCCGTTGGTGACGAGGTAGTGGACCGAATCTCGCAACGCAGCACCGACCGGGGTCCAACCGTTGTACTTGCTCGCCACGAGCGAATCGACGCTGAGAACCGTATCGCGGAGATAGCCAAAATTTTTCGTCAGCGGACTTTCCAGCACGCCGACATATTCTTCTGGGTCATCCGGATAGAGTTGGGCGGGAGCTTTAAGATAGGAAACCCCCAGATGGCCCAAAGCGAGCGGATCATATTTATCGGCGAGGGCCCCGTAACCCATCACGCCGATGTAGTCTTCATCTCCGACGTCTTCAATAACGTCAATGAATGTCGGTGCCGCCGAATGCAAAGCCTCGATCCGTCCTCGTGACCGCATCGAGCCGGACAGATCAAGCGTCATCATAATATCCATGGGATTGCCGCCGGCCCGCGCGATGGCGGAGCGGACGGTGCCGAAGGTCTCTTTGCCAAGGATCGGCCCGAACATGAGTGGCTCATCGCCCAGAACAGCACTCACACGGATCGCGTCGGGCTTCGTCGAATCGGGAATAAAGGTGCGGGTTCCCTCGTCCCAATAGCCTGCTTGGACGGCAATCACGTCCGAAGCCACGACCGATCCCCACCCGACGCGATTTCGTTGGACGAATTCCTTCGCCTTTTCGACCGCGTCGTTGACGTCGTCAGGATCGTTCTGGAACTGCATACTCGCGGCGATCGCCCCGGCATCGACCGCACTTTGAAGCTGTGCTCGAACGAGATACATCCAGCCGACGTCGACCGCAAACGCGACCATGCCGCCGACGACCAGAATTAAGGCCACCATTAGAATCAGCGTGGCGCCTTTGCGTTGCTGACTTTGTGGTTTGGAACTGTCATGGAGTCTCATTGGGATACTCACTCGTTGTCCGAATATTCTTTGGGCATCGTGCAGGAGCCGGTCAGGCGGGCATTGCTTAAAAACGTCGGCACCGGAATCCAACTGACTTCTTTGTATTGCGCTTCAATCGTGACGGAGACCGGCTCCCAACGCTGGGCCGATGAAACATTCTTAGGCTCAATGTTGATCGTAAATTTATCGATACCGCATGAGTCGAGTATGGGACTCATCTCAGCGGCCACACTCTCCGTAGTGGAACCTTTAAGAATTGCGATGCGGCAACCGGCTCTCGCTGCTTCTTCCAAGGCGTGGGAGACCATGAGGGCCCGCTCGAATTCGATGCTGCCGAAAATGATCAGCAACAGCGGACCGAGAACGACCGCCATTTCGACGGTCGTCGCTCCGCGGCGACTATTGCCGCGTTCGGGTTTGGCTCGATGTTTGGTCGACAACATGGTTTCATTACTAAGGCGGGTTCCGCAACAGTCCACCAAACATATAGCTTGAGAAAAGCGCGAGATCAGGCGGAGCGAGCGATAGATTGAAAATCCATGCTCAAAATTCCACGCGTTCCGACCTGATGCCGATTATCAACACGCCGTGTGTCGGCAGAATCGTTGCGACCGGCACGAATAGAACGACCCCGGCTCTATCGACGCGGATCAATCGATCGCGAGCCCGTCGCCGAAGGGCGTGTGGTCACCCAAAGAACCGTTCGCGTCATCGGCTTCGCTGGGCTCCGGCTCGCCGTCGAGCGGGTCGTGCTGGCTTTGTTCGAGCATTACGTCGGTGCTCTGCGTATCGACGGCGCGGCAACTTTCGGTCAGCGCGTTCTCAATTTCCAGCAGTTCTTCCGACCATTCGGCGGGATCGCGCCCGTCCGGGCATACGGCTCGAAACTCGCCGCAGAGCAAAATCAGTCGCAGTAAATGTCGGAAGATAACGCCTTCCTGCCGCGCTAAATCACGCCCGCTGACGTAGCTATTGAAGTCGCCCCCGAATTCGAGCAGGTCGGCCGCGATTCGCACCGCCCGGACCCGCACGTCTCGGACGTTGGGGAACTCATGACGGAAGAGTAACTGCACTTTCTCGCCGATCGGCGGTGCGAATTGATGA contains:
- the katG gene encoding catalase/peroxidase HPI, translated to MIMNCARLISTCAALGIAATAFAEDTPYEKIPEKGEECAAGMCPVMGGKLPPALAGARSTDDWWPNRLNLDLLSQNSDLVDPLDDDFNYAEEFESLDLEAVKKDLAELMTDSQDWWPADYGHYGPFFIRMAWHSAGTYRLADGRGGASDGMQRFAPLNSWPDNGNLDKARRLLWPIKQKYGQKISWADLMILTGNVALETMGFETFGFAGGREDVWEPQKDVYWGPETKMLSDARYQVGENLPDPLAATTMGLIYVNPEGPKGKPDPLAAAHAIRQTFGNMAMSDYETVALIAGGHTFGKSHGAADPSKYVGPEPEAAGLAEQGFGWKNSYGTGNAGDTITSGLEGAWTSTPTEWSTGYFDNLFGYEWELITGPGGKHQWTPKTDSAEDSVPDAHDPNKSHPPMMFTTDLALKLDPGFRKISKRFHENPDELKQAFAKAWYKLTHRDMGPVSRLLGPEVAEPQLWQDPVPEVDCELINEEDIASLKSVILKSGLTPSELISTAWASASTYRGSDMRGGANGARVRLAPQKHWAVNEPQQLAKVLKTLEEIQAEFNGSASGDKKVSLADLIVLGGSAAVEQAAENAGHDVTVPFAPGRTDATPEMTDVAAFEVMEPRADGFRNYQSRDFDGRAEAALVDRANLLTLTAPEMTALIGGLRVLDTNAGSGPLGELGVFTDEPGTLTNDFFVNLLDMNTEWSVSPMCDHFYEGRDRKSGDVKWTATNVDLIFGSNSQLRAIAEVYASNGGEQKFVNDFVDAWTKVMRLDRFDLKPEVRAGSKAMASK
- a CDS encoding TadE/TadG family type IV pilus assembly protein, with amino-acid sequence MIRFRTHQPKFPRRRRAAAAVEFAVILPVLVALLMGALEIGRGIWLQNTLQEIAQAGCRVHSIQSVPAAATENVISEAMTRAGITEYLVTYDPPAKSDFQQHMDPVTVIVTVPFAHVSYVTPSYLNNSSMSAQCTMPANLDD
- a CDS encoding TadE/TadG family type IV pilus assembly protein; this encodes MRLHDSSKPQSQQRKGATLILMVALILVVGGMVAFAVDVGWMYLVRAQLQSAVDAGAIAASMQFQNDPDDVNDAVEKAKEFVQRNRVGWGSVVASDVIAVQAGYWDEGTRTFIPDSTKPDAIRVSAVLGDEPLMFGPILGKETFGTVRSAIARAGGNPMDIMMTLDLSGSMRSRGRIEALHSAAPTFIDVIEDVGDEDYIGVMGYGALADKYDPLALGHLGVSYLKAPAQLYPDDPEEYVGVLESPLTKNFGYLRDTVLSVDSLVASKYNGWTPVGAALRDSVHYLVTNGRADNDVKKFVVLMSDGRANKPNGNGRGYAMEMADYAVDQGIAVYTISLGNSADENLMQRIADRTGGQHFIARGSGSGLSASLTDAFRKVSRAIKGTELVH
- a CDS encoding TadE/TadG family type IV pilus assembly protein, whose product is MLSTKHRAKPERGNSRRGATTVEMAVVLGPLLLIIFGSIEFERALMVSHALEEAARAGCRIAILKGSTTESVAAEMSPILDSCGIDKFTINIEPKNVSSAQRWEPVSVTIEAQYKEVSWIPVPTFLSNARLTGSCTMPKEYSDNE